The Dokdonella koreensis DS-123 genome has a segment encoding these proteins:
- a CDS encoding winged helix-turn-helix domain-containing protein, producing the protein MTRFSYRFNQYELDPAARELRHRGRLLASSPTAFDCLVYLLEHRERAVGRDELVAAVWGQASVSDNLLGKTLLKARRLVGDNGENQDCIRTVPRFGYRWVAEVTCAPIADAPLPEAPQHAAAAPVPAPEPPPVPLAPAQVPEAAPARPARRRRRGAILALAGLVIAAAGVAAVAWLRPAAGPATGATQAAAEVPIAGLIAVLPAEVLADDAWAWLRLGLMDLTANRLRSAGLAVVPSETMVALNPYGRLDANDLSAIGRASRAERLVLTTVRQTAQGWRVVFSLAEGGAKPREIQIHGADVIEASQQATERLLAALDPAAVAPPPEGRSLTELLQRTEAAVLSEDFGRARAWIEAAPEALRRTPELRLRAALVDYRLGRHDEASAVLQALLAELTPDRSPLLRGRALMGLGAIAVRRNQAVEAEPVFSEALRLLPDQGDPVNLGYAYLGRGIGRAMRGHAAEATEDFSRARVVLEATGDSLGLARIDMSEGVMTAAGGAYGNAQSLLERSAERFERLDVPSELGAALGNQIEVRLLLLQPVAAQAIGDRLVDVIGKVENPFERRLLESRRAAALAAAGRFEQAEQLQADIEHALDPAREGELLGRLRLAQAEAARLRGQWESQLAAAQQAAARLEAGSRDQARARWLVVHGLVRLGRPAEAATAGQAPPAAAGTLPGVVAYGWLAQAEQRSGEAAREAYEHALAAGRDAAPQDLAAVVDGYARWLIAQGELEGAAALVGQVARWAEQDFECALLQVRLYHALGQTAAWRAALARARALAGSRAVPDELRQPPLGPPLAS; encoded by the coding sequence ATGACTCGCTTCAGCTATCGCTTCAACCAGTACGAACTGGACCCCGCCGCCCGCGAACTGCGTCACCGAGGCCGCCTGCTGGCTTCTTCGCCGACCGCGTTCGACTGCCTGGTCTACCTGCTCGAACACCGCGAGCGCGCGGTCGGGCGCGACGAGCTGGTCGCCGCGGTGTGGGGGCAGGCGAGCGTATCGGACAACCTGCTCGGCAAGACCTTGCTGAAGGCGCGCCGGCTGGTGGGCGACAACGGCGAGAACCAGGACTGCATCCGCACCGTGCCGCGGTTCGGCTACCGCTGGGTGGCCGAGGTGACGTGCGCGCCGATCGCCGACGCGCCGCTGCCGGAGGCACCGCAACACGCTGCCGCGGCACCAGTGCCGGCACCGGAGCCGCCGCCGGTGCCACTGGCACCGGCGCAGGTCCCCGAGGCGGCACCGGCGCGACCGGCGCGGCGTCGCCGCCGCGGCGCGATCCTGGCGCTGGCCGGCCTGGTGATCGCGGCGGCGGGCGTCGCGGCCGTCGCCTGGCTGCGGCCGGCGGCCGGACCGGCCACCGGCGCGACGCAGGCGGCCGCCGAAGTGCCGATCGCCGGCCTGATCGCCGTGCTGCCGGCCGAGGTGCTGGCCGACGATGCCTGGGCCTGGCTGCGGCTGGGCCTGATGGACCTCACCGCCAATCGCCTGCGCAGCGCCGGCCTCGCCGTCGTGCCGAGCGAGACGATGGTGGCGCTCAATCCCTACGGCCGCCTGGACGCGAACGACCTGTCCGCGATCGGCCGCGCCAGCCGCGCCGAGCGCCTGGTGCTGACCACGGTCCGGCAGACGGCCCAGGGCTGGCGCGTGGTTTTCTCCCTGGCCGAGGGCGGCGCGAAGCCCCGCGAGATCCAGATCCACGGTGCCGACGTGATCGAGGCCAGCCAGCAGGCCACCGAGCGCCTGCTGGCCGCGCTCGATCCGGCCGCCGTCGCGCCGCCGCCCGAGGGCCGCTCGCTGACCGAGCTGCTGCAGCGGACCGAGGCGGCGGTGCTGTCGGAGGACTTCGGCCGGGCCCGCGCCTGGATCGAGGCGGCTCCCGAAGCGTTGCGACGGACACCGGAGCTGCGGCTGCGCGCCGCGCTGGTGGACTACCGGCTGGGCCGCCACGACGAGGCGTCGGCGGTGCTCCAGGCCCTGCTGGCGGAGCTGACGCCGGACCGGTCGCCGCTGCTGCGCGGGCGCGCACTGATGGGGCTGGGTGCCATCGCGGTCCGGCGCAACCAGGCAGTTGAGGCCGAGCCGGTCTTCAGCGAGGCCTTGCGGCTGCTGCCGGACCAGGGCGATCCGGTCAACCTCGGCTATGCCTACCTCGGCCGCGGCATCGGGCGGGCGATGCGCGGCCATGCCGCCGAGGCCACCGAGGATTTCTCGCGTGCGCGGGTCGTGCTGGAGGCGACCGGCGACAGCCTGGGGCTGGCGCGCATCGACATGAGCGAGGGCGTGATGACTGCGGCCGGCGGCGCCTACGGCAATGCCCAGTCGCTGCTGGAACGGTCGGCGGAGCGCTTCGAGCGGCTCGACGTGCCGTCGGAGCTGGGCGCCGCGCTCGGCAACCAGATCGAGGTCCGCCTGCTGTTGCTGCAGCCGGTGGCGGCGCAGGCGATCGGCGACCGGCTGGTCGACGTGATCGGCAAGGTCGAGAACCCGTTCGAGCGGCGCCTGCTGGAAAGCCGGCGCGCCGCCGCGCTGGCGGCAGCGGGCCGCTTCGAGCAGGCCGAGCAGCTGCAGGCGGACATCGAGCATGCCCTGGATCCGGCGCGCGAGGGCGAGCTGCTGGGGCGCCTGCGGCTGGCGCAGGCCGAGGCGGCGCGCCTGCGCGGGCAGTGGGAGAGCCAGCTTGCCGCGGCGCAGCAGGCCGCGGCCCGGCTGGAGGCCGGCTCGCGCGATCAGGCACGGGCGCGCTGGCTGGTGGTGCACGGCCTGGTCCGGCTCGGGCGTCCGGCGGAGGCGGCGACCGCCGGGCAGGCACCGCCGGCGGCGGCCGGGACGCTGCCGGGTGTCGTGGCCTACGGCTGGCTGGCGCAGGCCGAGCAGCGGTCCGGGGAGGCGGCGCGCGAGGCCTACGAACACGCGCTGGCCGCCGGCCGCGACGCGGCGCCACAGGACCTGGCCGCCGTCGTCGACGGTTATGCGCGGTGGCTGATCGCGCAAGGCGAGCTCGAAGGCGCCGCCGCCCTGGTCGGCCAGGTCGCCCGCTGGGCCGAGCAGGACTTCGAGTGCGCCCTGCTGCAGGTGCGCCTCTACCATGCCCTCGGGCAGACCGCCGCCTGGCGCGCGGCACTGGCGCGCGCACGCGCGCTGGCCGGTTCGCGCGCCGTTCCCGACGAACTGCGGCAGCCGCCGCTGGGGCCGCCGCTGGCGTCCTGA
- a CDS encoding cupin domain-containing protein, which yields MTDQAINLTHKLAQLHDHWSPRVVAELNDLQFKIVKFAGEFVWHTHADTDEAFLVLRGQMQIGFRDREVVVGEGELFVVPRGVEHITRADSECHALILEPRGVVNTGDAGGALTARNDVWI from the coding sequence ATGACCGACCAGGCAATCAATCTCACGCACAAGCTCGCGCAGCTGCACGACCACTGGTCGCCTCGCGTCGTCGCCGAGTTGAACGACCTGCAGTTCAAGATCGTGAAATTCGCCGGCGAGTTCGTCTGGCACACCCATGCCGATACCGACGAGGCCTTCCTCGTGCTGCGCGGACAGATGCAGATCGGCTTCCGCGATCGCGAGGTGGTGGTCGGCGAAGGCGAGCTGTTCGTAGTGCCGCGCGGCGTGGAGCACATCACGCGGGCGGACAGCGAATGCCATGCCCTGATCCTGGAGCCTCGCGGCGTCGTCAACACCGGCGATGCCGGCGGCGCGCTGACCGCCCGCAACGACGTGTGGATCTGA
- a CDS encoding NADP-dependent oxidoreductase gives MSTPTTRIVLASRPQGEPTPANFRIEQAVLPDPGGGQVLLENVYLSLDPYMRGRMDEGRSYAAPVAIGAVMDGGTVARVIASRHPGFAEGDWVLAHAGWQTHALVDGASLRRKLDPAVAPVSTALGVYGMPGFTAYAGLHEIGKPQAGETLVVAAASGPVGATVGQIAKLRGARVVGIAGGAAKCAHVAGELGFDVALDHRAPDFAERLRAAVPDGIDVYFENVGGAVFEAVLPLLNDFARVPVCGLVAHYNERGRPPGPDRLPELMALILSRHLTVRGFIQRDFPALYPAFLADMGRWLAAGAIAYREDVIHGLEQAPAGLIGLLAGRNFGKLLVKLV, from the coding sequence ATGAGCACGCCGACCACCCGCATCGTCCTCGCCTCGCGGCCGCAGGGCGAGCCGACCCCCGCGAACTTCCGCATCGAGCAGGCCGTGCTGCCGGATCCCGGCGGCGGCCAGGTCCTGCTGGAGAACGTCTATCTCTCGCTCGACCCGTACATGCGCGGGCGCATGGACGAGGGGCGCTCCTATGCCGCGCCGGTGGCGATCGGCGCCGTGATGGACGGCGGCACGGTGGCGCGCGTGATCGCGTCGCGCCACCCGGGCTTCGCCGAGGGCGACTGGGTGCTGGCGCATGCCGGCTGGCAGACGCATGCGCTCGTCGACGGCGCGTCGCTGCGGCGCAAGCTCGACCCGGCCGTGGCGCCGGTCAGCACGGCGCTCGGCGTCTACGGCATGCCGGGCTTCACCGCCTACGCCGGCCTGCACGAGATCGGCAAGCCGCAGGCCGGCGAGACCCTCGTCGTCGCCGCGGCCAGCGGGCCGGTCGGCGCCACCGTCGGGCAGATCGCGAAGCTGCGCGGCGCGCGCGTGGTCGGCATCGCCGGCGGTGCGGCCAAGTGCGCCCATGTCGCCGGCGAGCTGGGCTTCGACGTGGCGCTGGACCATCGCGCGCCGGACTTCGCCGAGCGGCTGCGGGCGGCCGTGCCCGACGGCATCGACGTCTACTTCGAGAACGTCGGCGGTGCGGTGTTCGAGGCCGTCCTGCCCCTGCTCAACGATTTCGCGCGCGTGCCGGTGTGTGGCCTGGTCGCGCACTACAACGAGCGGGGGCGGCCGCCGGGTCCGGACCGCCTGCCGGAACTGATGGCCCTGATCCTGAGCCGCCACCTGACCGTGCGCGGCTTCATCCAGCGCGACTTCCCCGCGCTGTACCCGGCGTTTCTCGCGGACATGGGCCGCTGGCTGGCCGCAGGCGCGATCGCCTACCGCGAGGACGTCATCCACGGCCTGGAGCAGGCGCCGGCCGGATTGATCGGCCTGCTGGCCGGCCGCAACTTCGGCAAGCTCCTGGTCAAGCTGGTCTGA
- a CDS encoding choice-of-anchor Q domain-containing protein, whose product MTRSTPTSRRSMRQRPLAACVTLALAAAGLCLQAEVRAATVPVTSCDDDGPGTLRQVILAAEDGDTLDLTGLTCGTIELASLIDISVIALPKAPLLNVTVQGPGRDKLTISGADATAILRHGGNGTDGWLTLADLTVANGRATNGLASCVQSYANIKLERVSVRDCHSQSNLPVNFGGAVGAYGLEMVQSAITGSTSASSTRSAIGGGAYVGYTATLVDSVISGNHVTVATPGANSLRSGGGGIYARGPVEITRSTISGNSIEAGQYGRGGGLLLRGSAVLVDSLVEGNVASADGGGVHKANYTNYGDQITSLRIDNTSISGNTARRGGGVSTTRPTTVRSSTIAFNEAAEYTGGLLYVHGGATTTVVFDLQSSLFGSNQAVDTVLHGADFGVDGATIQIGGGHNLIVDADASLLPPGTLRDEPLLLPLADNGGPTRTHALGKGSPAIDAGNNTGAFAFDQRGEGFARERGGGADIGAFEAPPPPAEDTLFKNGFEDER is encoded by the coding sequence ATGACCCGCAGCACACCGACCTCGCGCCGCTCGATGCGGCAACGTCCCCTGGCCGCCTGCGTGACGCTGGCGCTGGCCGCCGCCGGGCTGTGCCTGCAGGCGGAGGTCCGCGCGGCCACCGTGCCGGTGACCAGCTGCGACGACGATGGCCCCGGCACGCTGCGCCAGGTCATCCTGGCGGCCGAGGACGGCGATACGCTGGACCTGACCGGCCTGACCTGCGGCACGATCGAGCTGGCCAGCCTGATCGACATCAGCGTGATCGCCCTTCCGAAGGCGCCGCTGCTGAACGTGACCGTGCAGGGCCCCGGGCGCGACAAGCTGACGATCTCCGGCGCGGACGCCACGGCGATCCTGCGGCACGGCGGCAACGGCACCGACGGCTGGCTGACGCTGGCCGACCTGACGGTGGCCAACGGCCGCGCCACCAACGGCCTGGCGTCCTGCGTCCAGTCCTATGCCAACATCAAGCTCGAACGGGTCTCCGTGCGCGACTGCCACAGCCAGTCCAACCTGCCGGTCAACTTCGGCGGCGCGGTGGGCGCCTACGGGCTGGAGATGGTGCAGAGCGCGATCACCGGCTCGACCTCGGCCTCCAGCACGCGCTCGGCAATCGGCGGCGGCGCCTACGTCGGCTACACCGCCACGCTGGTCGACAGCGTGATCAGCGGCAACCACGTCACGGTGGCGACGCCCGGTGCCAACAGCCTGCGCAGCGGTGGCGGCGGCATCTACGCCCGCGGTCCGGTCGAGATCACGCGCAGCACCATCAGCGGCAACAGCATCGAGGCCGGCCAGTACGGCCGCGGCGGTGGCCTGCTGCTGCGCGGCAGCGCGGTGCTGGTGGACTCCCTGGTCGAGGGCAATGTCGCCAGCGCGGACGGCGGCGGCGTCCACAAGGCAAACTACACCAACTACGGCGACCAGATCACCTCGCTGCGGATCGACAACACGTCCATCAGCGGCAACACCGCGCGTCGCGGCGGCGGCGTGTCGACCACCCGGCCGACCACGGTCCGCAGCAGCACGATTGCCTTCAACGAGGCGGCCGAGTACACCGGCGGCCTGCTCTACGTCCACGGCGGCGCGACGACGACGGTCGTGTTCGACCTGCAGAGCTCGCTGTTCGGCAGCAACCAGGCGGTCGACACCGTGCTGCACGGTGCCGACTTCGGCGTGGACGGCGCCACGATCCAGATCGGCGGCGGCCACAACCTGATCGTCGATGCCGACGCCAGCCTGCTGCCGCCGGGTACGCTGCGCGACGAACCGCTGCTGCTGCCGCTGGCCGACAACGGCGGCCCGACCCGGACGCATGCGCTCGGCAAGGGCAGCCCCGCGATCGACGCCGGCAACAACACCGGCGCCTTCGCCTTCGACCAGCGCGGCGAGGGCTTCGCGCGCGAGCGCGGCGGCGGCGCCGACATCGGTGCGTTCGAGGCACCACCGCCGCCGGCGGAGGACACGCTGTTCAAGAACGGCTTCGAGGACGAACGCTGA
- a CDS encoding SDR family oxidoreductase — MTKPRAPKSATATQAAVAKQRRVQKQVDARKKTAPAAGKDAKGAVQAGPHRQPANPLPQQHLRKPGRESDLTPAPRFQAEGYRGSGKLEGRVALITGGDSGIGRAVAVLFAREGADVAIVYLCEDEDAAVTCAHVEREGRRCLALRGDVTAMHFCREAVERTLAQFGRLDILVNNAAFQQHAEQIEDLTEEHFDLTVRTNLYGYFHMAKAALAHLPEGGSIINTGSVTGISGSGKLLDYSATKGAIHAFTKALASNVIDRGIRVNAVAPGPVWTPLNPADRPAEEVARFGRSTDMKRPAQPEEIAPAYVFLAAPACASYITGIVLPITGSVG, encoded by the coding sequence ATGACGAAGCCCCGCGCGCCGAAATCCGCCACCGCCACGCAGGCGGCCGTCGCCAAGCAGCGTCGCGTGCAGAAGCAGGTCGATGCCCGGAAGAAGACCGCGCCGGCCGCCGGCAAGGACGCCAAGGGCGCCGTGCAGGCCGGCCCGCACAGGCAGCCGGCCAACCCGCTGCCGCAGCAGCACCTGCGCAAGCCCGGCCGCGAATCGGACCTGACACCCGCCCCGCGCTTCCAGGCCGAGGGCTATCGCGGCAGCGGCAAGCTCGAAGGCCGCGTCGCGCTGATCACCGGCGGCGACTCGGGGATAGGCCGCGCCGTCGCGGTGCTGTTCGCGCGCGAAGGCGCCGATGTCGCGATCGTCTACCTGTGCGAGGACGAGGACGCCGCGGTGACCTGCGCCCACGTCGAGCGGGAGGGGCGCCGCTGCCTGGCGCTGCGCGGCGACGTCACCGCGATGCACTTCTGCCGCGAGGCGGTCGAGCGGACGCTGGCGCAGTTCGGCCGTCTCGACATCCTCGTCAACAATGCCGCGTTCCAGCAGCACGCCGAGCAGATCGAGGACCTGACCGAGGAACACTTCGACCTGACCGTGCGCACCAATCTCTACGGCTACTTCCACATGGCCAAGGCCGCGCTCGCGCACCTGCCCGAAGGGGGCTCGATCATCAATACCGGGTCGGTGACCGGCATCTCCGGCAGCGGCAAGCTGCTGGACTATTCGGCGACCAAGGGCGCCATCCACGCGTTCACCAAGGCACTGGCCAGCAACGTGATCGACCGCGGCATCCGCGTCAACGCGGTCGCGCCGGGCCCGGTGTGGACCCCGCTCAATCCCGCCGACCGCCCGGCCGAGGAGGTAGCCCGGTTCGGCCGCTCGACCGACATGAAGCGGCCGGCGCAGCCGGAGGAGATCGCGCCCGCCTACGTGTTCCTGGCCGCGCCCGCCTGCGCCAGCTACATCACCGGCATCGTGCTGCCGATCACCGGCAGCGTCGGCTGA
- a CDS encoding sensor domain-containing diguanylate cyclase — MRAGVGGVREKDLPWGERDASGRRAVLAEILAQVSSEAFEGENLQAVLQRIVDCVARRLPVAIASIILLDEDGGHFVQEVWAGRIGLDLPGDLPWPVTVGAAGRCVRSGRAQLIADVQHDPDYVPGNRDVRSEYLVPILHRGRLHGVLNLESTRADFFTPEVCATFDAVASQVAGTIHLTRVVLELEQANRRLQLLSMSDGLTGIANRRCFDQRFAETWRRQAEAGRLLALLLVDADCFKPLNDACGHLYGDECLRELARLCREVARGPDELVARYGGEELALLLPDHTAPQARRRAECLRRRVEAERLAHPASPVAPHVTVSIGVGVTRPDASIPDQALIAVADRALYAAKTRGRNRVAVRTMAHARGPRDADR; from the coding sequence ATGAGGGCAGGTGTGGGCGGCGTGCGCGAGAAGGACCTGCCCTGGGGCGAGCGCGACGCGTCCGGCCGCCGCGCCGTGCTGGCCGAGATCCTGGCCCAGGTATCGAGCGAGGCGTTCGAGGGCGAGAACCTCCAGGCCGTCCTGCAGCGCATCGTCGATTGTGTCGCCCGGCGCCTGCCGGTCGCGATCGCCAGCATCATCCTGCTCGACGAGGACGGCGGTCACTTCGTCCAGGAGGTCTGGGCCGGCCGCATCGGCCTGGACCTGCCCGGCGACCTGCCCTGGCCGGTGACGGTCGGCGCGGCGGGCCGCTGCGTGCGCAGCGGCAGGGCCCAGCTGATCGCCGACGTGCAGCACGATCCGGACTACGTGCCCGGCAACCGCGACGTGCGTTCGGAGTACCTGGTGCCGATCCTGCACCGCGGGCGCCTGCACGGCGTGCTGAACCTGGAGAGCACGCGCGCGGACTTCTTCACGCCGGAAGTCTGCGCGACGTTCGACGCGGTCGCCTCGCAGGTCGCCGGGACGATCCACCTGACGCGTGTCGTGCTGGAGCTGGAGCAGGCCAACCGACGGCTGCAGCTGCTGTCGATGAGCGACGGCCTGACCGGCATCGCCAACCGCCGCTGCTTCGACCAGCGCTTCGCCGAGACCTGGCGGCGCCAGGCGGAGGCGGGCCGGCTGCTGGCGCTGCTGCTGGTCGACGCCGACTGCTTCAAGCCGCTCAACGACGCCTGCGGCCACCTGTACGGCGACGAATGCCTGCGCGAGCTGGCGCGGCTGTGCCGCGAGGTGGCGCGCGGGCCGGACGAACTGGTCGCACGCTACGGCGGCGAGGAGCTGGCCCTGCTGCTGCCCGACCATACCGCGCCGCAGGCGCGCCGCCGCGCCGAGTGCCTGCGGCGGCGTGTGGAGGCCGAGCGGCTCGCCCATCCGGCCTCGCCGGTGGCGCCGCACGTGACGGTCAGCATCGGCGTCGGCGTGACGCGGCCGGATGCGTCGATCCCCGACCAGGCCCTGATCGCGGTCGCCGACCGCGCGCTGTACGCGGCCAAGACCCGCGGCCGCAACCGCGTCGCGGTGCGCACGATGGCGCATGCGCGAGGCCCTCGCGACGCCGATCGCTGA
- a CDS encoding DUF4242 domain-containing protein encodes MPKYVIERELPGAGALSAQELQAISQKSCGVLGEMGPKIQWLQSYVTDDKIYCVYIAPDEASVREHAQRGGFPANSVARVRSVIDPTTSE; translated from the coding sequence ATGCCCAAGTACGTCATCGAACGCGAGCTGCCCGGCGCCGGCGCACTCAGCGCGCAGGAGCTGCAGGCGATCTCGCAGAAGTCCTGCGGCGTGCTCGGCGAGATGGGGCCGAAGATCCAGTGGCTGCAGAGCTACGTCACCGACGACAAGATCTACTGCGTCTACATCGCACCGGACGAGGCCAGCGTGCGTGAGCACGCGCAACGGGGCGGTTTCCCGGCCAACAGCGTCGCCCGTGTGCGCAGCGTGATCGATCCGACCACCTCGGAGTAG
- a CDS encoding ABCB family ABC transporter ATP-binding protein/permease has protein sequence MSATAARASLPAVWRRLWPEVWKHRGRVGIALAFLVAAKLAAVGVPLLLKQLVDTLDRTPKPLAVPLALLATYGALRLATTLFQELRQVVFARVLARTSRQITLRAFEHLHALSLRFHLGRRTGAIARDVERGMSAVADLLDWTLYTILPTLLEVALVCSFLILRYDWTFAVITLATLAAYITFTFAVTEWRIRYYRAANEADTEANARAVDSLLNYETVKYFGNEQHELRRYDASLIGYENATVKSLKTLALLNIGQSGIVAIGLALLLWRAAAGVVAGTMSLGDLVLVNAFLLQLSVPLNYLGMVYREVKQALVNIERMFELIGEPQEVSDLPGAPALAPRGAEVRFEHVDFGYEAARPILRDVDFTIPAGHTVAVVGTSGAGKSTLARLLFRFYDPTGGRITIDGVDIRAVDQASLRRAIGIVPQDTVLFNDSIYYNIAYGRPEATREEVVAAARSAHIHDFIVSLPDGYDTPVGERGLKLSGGEKQRVAIARTVLKDPAILVFDEATSALDTRTEKAIQAELADIARERTTLVIAHRLSTIVDADRILVLDHGRVVESGNHEALLARGGRYAQLWALQQRERLSTPADAV, from the coding sequence ATGAGCGCCACGGCGGCGCGTGCCAGCCTGCCGGCCGTCTGGCGCCGGCTGTGGCCGGAGGTCTGGAAACACCGCGGCCGTGTCGGTATCGCGCTGGCGTTCCTGGTGGCCGCCAAGCTGGCCGCCGTCGGCGTACCGCTGCTGCTCAAGCAACTGGTCGACACGCTCGACCGCACCCCGAAGCCGCTCGCGGTACCGCTGGCGCTGCTCGCCACCTACGGCGCACTGCGGCTGGCGACCACGCTGTTCCAGGAGCTGCGCCAGGTGGTGTTCGCGCGCGTGCTGGCACGGACCTCGCGCCAGATCACGCTGCGCGCGTTCGAGCACCTGCACGCGCTCAGCCTGCGCTTCCACCTGGGCCGCCGCACCGGCGCGATCGCGCGCGACGTCGAGCGCGGCATGTCCGCGGTCGCCGACCTGCTGGACTGGACGCTGTACACGATCCTGCCGACCCTGCTCGAGGTGGCCCTGGTCTGCAGCTTCCTGATCCTGCGCTACGACTGGACGTTCGCGGTCATCACGCTGGCGACGCTGGCCGCCTACATCACCTTCACGTTCGCGGTCACCGAATGGCGCATCCGCTACTACCGCGCCGCCAACGAAGCCGATACCGAGGCCAATGCGCGCGCGGTCGACTCGCTGCTCAACTACGAGACGGTCAAGTACTTCGGCAACGAGCAGCACGAACTCCGGCGCTACGACGCCAGCCTGATCGGCTACGAGAACGCCACCGTCAAGAGCCTCAAGACGCTGGCCCTGCTCAACATCGGCCAATCCGGCATCGTCGCGATCGGCCTGGCGCTGCTGCTCTGGCGCGCCGCCGCCGGCGTGGTCGCCGGCACGATGAGCCTGGGCGACCTTGTGCTGGTCAACGCCTTCCTGTTGCAGCTGTCGGTGCCGCTGAACTACCTCGGCATGGTCTACCGCGAGGTCAAGCAGGCGCTGGTCAACATCGAGCGCATGTTCGAGCTGATCGGCGAGCCGCAGGAGGTGAGCGACCTGCCCGGCGCGCCGGCGCTGGCGCCGCGCGGCGCCGAGGTGCGCTTCGAGCACGTGGACTTCGGCTACGAAGCCGCCCGGCCGATCCTGCGCGACGTCGACTTCACGATTCCGGCCGGCCATACGGTCGCCGTGGTCGGCACCAGCGGCGCCGGCAAGTCCACGCTCGCGCGGCTGCTGTTCCGCTTCTACGATCCCACCGGCGGCCGCATCACGATCGACGGCGTGGACATCCGCGCCGTCGACCAGGCCTCGCTGCGCCGGGCGATCGGCATCGTCCCGCAGGACACGGTGCTGTTCAACGACAGCATCTACTACAACATCGCCTACGGCCGACCCGAGGCCACGCGCGAGGAGGTCGTCGCGGCCGCGCGCTCGGCGCACATCCACGACTTCATCGTCTCGCTGCCGGACGGCTACGACACGCCGGTCGGCGAGCGCGGCCTCAAGCTCTCCGGCGGCGAGAAGCAGCGCGTCGCGATCGCCCGCACCGTGCTCAAGGACCCGGCGATCCTTGTGTTCGACGAGGCCACCAGCGCGCTCGACACCCGCACCGAGAAGGCGATCCAGGCCGAGCTGGCCGACATCGCGCGTGAGCGCACGACCCTGGTGATCGCCCACCGCCTGTCCACGATCGTCGACGCGGACCGCATCCTCGTGCTCGACCACGGCCGCGTCGTCGAGAGCGGCAACCACGAAGCGCTGCTGGCGCGTGGAGGCCGGTACGCCCAGCTGTGGGCGCTCCAGCAGCGCGAACGCCTGAGCACGCCCGCGGACGCGGTCTAG
- a CDS encoding DUF4399 domain-containing protein produces the protein MPGTALRLAGLFGAAALGWSGAPVMADEPHAAHAAAPAAAPRIKAPAGVELYFIAPKDGEKVGREVVVKFGLRGMGVAPAGVTVDKTGHHHLLIDVDALPPADQPIPADAHHVHFGGGQTETRITLTPGTHTLQLNLADALHRQFDPPIVSSKITVTVE, from the coding sequence ATGCCCGGTACCGCACTGCGTCTGGCAGGCCTGTTCGGCGCTGCCGCCCTGGGCTGGAGCGGCGCTCCGGTAATGGCCGACGAACCGCACGCCGCCCATGCGGCCGCACCGGCAGCCGCGCCGCGGATCAAGGCGCCGGCCGGCGTCGAGCTCTACTTCATCGCGCCGAAGGACGGCGAGAAGGTCGGTCGCGAGGTCGTGGTGAAGTTCGGCCTGCGCGGCATGGGCGTGGCCCCGGCCGGCGTGACGGTCGACAAGACCGGCCACCATCACCTGCTGATCGACGTCGACGCGCTGCCGCCGGCCGACCAGCCGATCCCGGCCGACGCCCACCACGTGCACTTCGGCGGCGGCCAGACCGAAACGCGGATCACGTTGACGCCAGGCACGCATACGCTGCAGCTCAATCTGGCCGATGCGCTGCACCGCCAGTTCGATCCGCCGATCGTCTCGTCGAAGATCACGGTGACGGTCGAGTAG